The Pseudalkalibacillus hwajinpoensis DNA window CCCTGTTTGATCAACCGTTACAATTCCATCAGAGTTTTCTTTAATTAGAGAATCATGCTTTTGTTGTAGTTCTTGAAGTTGGCTTCGAACAGAGACGTGGTGGGTAGCCTCCTCATCCGGTGTTTGCGTCTTATGAATAATAAAGAGGATTTGGTTTTTGCCAAGGCGTGTGAGGCGAACGTTTTGCTTACATGGAGAATGGTTAGGGCATAAAGTTACTTCTACGGTTTCTCCATCCCTGGAGTGTTGAATATTCGCTAAATAATCACTTAATTGTTTTTTACTCAAGGAATGCCATAGGCTGCAAATATTACAGGACGAATCCGTACTATATTGATTAATCAATTTTTTCCCTTCCGCATTATGATAGATGATTGTGCCTTGTGGTGTAACGATAAGTATTGGCAAAGGGATGTGATCATAATAGGTATGGTGCGTTTCTATGTTCATTTTCGTTCCTCCACTATTGTTTGCTTGTTCTATTATTATCACATATACCCTCTTTTTTGACTTAGAACCTTTACGTCAATATTTATCAGTAAAGGTGTTAGGGATCCTGTTTAATAAATTGATCTCAACAAGCTGTTTGTTAGCTGGATAAGGTGAGATTCTTCAATTGAATATATGGTTTTATCGGATATGAGTAGTCGATCAATATACTCATATCATTACTTCCAAATGTACTTTTCCGATTTACTTATATTTTTACTGACATTAAAAAGCAAAAAGGACTCGTCAATCGACGAGTCCTTTTTAATTTCAGGGGCTTGATCATCTGAATATTCCATTAAAGCTCTCCGATATTTGAAGGGCTTTAGTTTAACATCTAACATATTTGCGTTTGAAACCAAGCTTTCCTTTATCTACTTCCTTTTGAATACTCTCAGAAGCGAGCAGGAAACGACTTTTTTTCTTGCCTTTGACTTCTACTGATCCTACTGCATTTGCTGTCTCGACCGCTTTATTATGGAGTGGCAAATAGGAGATTCCTACTGTGTAGATAAAATTATTCATAGCAGCTTTTGTTCGATCAGGAGAATCGTGAATCGTCTTTTCCACCTGATCAAGCATACTATCCATCTTGCTTGCGTTAAATTCACCATCCGGACGATTACCCAAAAGCCAGCAGTAGCAACCCAGCCCGCTGACATTCTCAGTTCTTCATCGCTTGTAATCCATTTATCGGCAACGTCTTATGCTATATCTGTTTCAGCTAAAGTTACTGCAACAACATATAAAAATACGCTCCATCCATCCACCACTCAAAATCCGCCTCGGTCATTGCTTTTGGGTCTGCAATTATGCCGGCAAAGTACATTGCGTCGTAGTTCCCTGTAGCATAAAGCTCCTCAGCCAAAGGTTGATTTTTTTTGATTTTCTTAGCGATTGGCTTCATATGGCCTGTCGCCACGCCAAAAAGCGGACTTCTATTAGTCGGAACAAGCGACAGATGGATAAAATGAATGCTTAGTTATTTTCGACTCTGTTTTTGTCATCTTTTATCACTTTCACTATTCCATTGATATTACGTATTACTTTAAAAAGCCCCACAACAGAAGATATAATGAACAAACTCGTTGAAATTGAATCCATAAATATATCGCATTGGCTAATAACGAAACAATAAAGAAGTATCCACGCTATTAAGTCTACTATTTTGTTTGTAAGCTCTGATTTGAAAATATCACAACGTCCTTTCAATAAATTGTGCAACTATTGCTCCCATTTCTGGAGGATTGTATAAATTCAAATAAAACTTTAAAATTACTATCTACGATAAGTAGAGTTAGACATATTGTTATCTTCTTCTATAATGATTAATTAAATAGCCTACTATTACAACTAAAAGAACTATAAGTCCCACAAAGAATAATGGTAAAGCTTCAGGAGCCTTTTCTGTTAAAATATATAAAATCCAAGCTGATGCTAAGTAAAGAACGAAAAAAATACTAATAACTCTTATTAATCTAATTACCATTTGTTCCTCCTTAGATCGTAATTATGTAAAATCCTCTCGAAAATCAATTCTCGCTCCTCTATTGTGAAAGGGCGCTTCCTAGAAGAAGCATTAGATGATCAAAGAAGCAATTAAAAATCCGATGAGAATTACGATGCATAACTTTTTCCGTAATTATCGTTGTATTGTATGACGAATGCCCATAATATTTCGCATATATCTTAAAGAATTTTTTTCTGACCGTGTTTGAACTCATATGCTTGTCCGCTAAGGATTTCCCTACAAGTATCAGTAAAACGAATAGCCCCCCTTCTGTGAGTGCTATAAATGGAGGTCTCCCATCTTCAGAAAACTCATAGATCAATTCATCATGCTGGGCATTATAATGACACCATAATCGGTAATTGTGTATAAGATTTAGAGGCTCACTTTCAGCCAAGATATTTTCTCTAGAATAAGTGTGAGATATGTTACTTCCAAATATTATTGCACCTGCACTTTGTCCGAAAATAGTACCGCCACTCTCATAAAACTGAATTAATATTTTATCAAAGTTGCTTTTCTTCAATGCTTTTAACAAAGTTAATGTACATCCTCCGCTAAAATAAACAGCTGAAAAATGTTTTAATTCACTTAACGTCTTGTTTTTAAGTTCCGTCCACATCGTAATTGTACCAATACCTAAAGGATTAAAAATGCTTTGTACATATTTCAGACTAGTATCGTATGATCTAAAACCAGGATCACCTGCTAAAGGAATATAAAGGAGTGGCTTATCCTTATCAATAGACTTTACAAAATAATCATGTACTCTGAAGTTCTGTTCAACGTTACCTCCGCCTGATAGTATTAAATTCCCCATATCAATCCTCCACTGTATTTACCAATTGAGCGTTCTCAAAATCATTGATTTTTTCCGTAATTCTGTTCTGAATCTGAGACAAATTGAGGGTGAGTACACTTGCGAATTTTCCTGTTATGCCTCCTTATCTTGAAGACTTGAAATCAAGATAATTTGATAAGCATACATCATTTTTTTATATAGTCCTTATTAACATCAAACTCCTATTTGCAAGTATTATGGAATAAGAATTGGACGACAATTAAGAAGGACAACGTTATACGCTGCCCTCTTTGACTAATGATTCTTATTGATTTTCAGCATTGAATTTGCTCCTAATTGGAACTCATATGGAACCTTTATCTCTTTAACTGAGCATCCGTTTTCTTTCAGGTACTTCATTACTTTATCTAAATGCTCATATCTATTACCTTCCAGGTCAATTAAAGGAAAAATTCTTACCTCTTCTTTGGTAATTCTAAGTAATTCACTAAGCGTATCAATATGAAATTGAAAATCTAAACGGTCAGCATAAGTAAATAAGAAATGAGCAGATAAAAGAATGTCAAACTCCTTGTCTTTAAATGGGAGAGAAGGTAGACTAACCGGCATGTACCGTTCCCTATTCTCTTTCAGGTGTAGTGTACAATCATGTAGAGCTTGTTCCCTGTGTTCTTTTAAATTATTAATATTTATAAAATAATCCCAAATATAGTTGCTTTTAGCCTTTTCCATATGCCTCATAGTATGTTTAATATCCTCTTGTCCTTTGTCTATAAGGTTCTCTACAGAATGATCGTAGGCAATATCACAAGCTGTAATATTCAATCCTTTTGAATGACCGATTGCCGTAAAAGAACAAGCTCCGGCGGGACAATCCAAAATTTTCTTTCCTTCCAATTTTTCCTCTGAAAGTGAAAACATCTCCATGTACTCTTCAAATGTTCTACCGACAAAAATAATCTTGTCCAAATCTAATTTAGTCCTCGACTCAACTCTGCTCATCTACACTCACCTCTTTTTAAGATGTTTTCTTATATAATTTTCAAGTTTCTTATTAAATAAACCAATGTCACAAGCATTTACCCAATTATTTTCTTGTTGGAATTGTTCCACATAAAACTGGGTGGAAGGGTTTTTAATCATTCATAATATGCAGCTCATTAATTGCCGTATATGTTCTTATCTGTTTATCACTACCAGTTTTCATTGCTTCAAATAAATCAATGAATACCACCTTCCTCCTTACGATGATTTAATCTTAGAATCCTCTTATTCTGTTTATTAGTACAAACCTCTAATACCAATTATTTCAAATTAGTATGAATAACTCAATCTTTTGTTTCAAATAAAAGGAGCATATCTTATTATAGATAAGCTCACTTATGTGGAAGGCTCGATATCAAGATAAGCCTATTTATATGGAGTACCTTGTATGCTTTGGCCTCTTTCTGTTTGAGTAAAAATGTATAGGAAACTCCATGGATGAACTGAAGCTAATCTAAAAATGGAATCGACTTCCCCAAAATACTAGAACAGATTAAAAAACTCCATTTTCATTAGGAGAATTTTTTGGTATCGGTTGACCTAAATCCCACAATTCAACAATTTGATTATCTTGAAAACGGAAGATATGGACAACGGCCACTCCTCGGTCTTCCGGATTTTGTTTTATATGTGAGTGAACTGCAATTAAATCTCTCTCTTCAATAGCAAGCTTAACCTTAAATGTTTTGTCAGGGTTATTTGATGCATCCTCTTCCATTGCTAACATAAGTGAATCTGAATCCCCACGAAAAAAAGGGTTGT harbors:
- a CDS encoding nuclear transport factor 2 family protein, which codes for MNCLDPSQQNEAPLSNKEIAVSFLQLVASGKVREAYRNYIGPRFFHHNPFFRGDSDSLMLAMEEDASNNPDKTFKVKLAIEERDLIAVHSHIKQNPEDRGVAVVHIFRFQDNQIVELWDLGQPIPKNSPNENGVF
- a CDS encoding Type 1 glutamine amidotransferase-like domain-containing protein encodes the protein MGNLILSGGGNVEQNFRVHDYFVKSIDKDKPLLYIPLAGDPGFRSYDTSLKYVQSIFNPLGIGTITMWTELKNKTLSELKHFSAVYFSGGCTLTLLKALKKSNFDKILIQFYESGGTIFGQSAGAIIFGSNISHTYSRENILAESEPLNLIHNYRLWCHYNAQHDELIYEFSEDGRPPFIALTEGGLFVLLILVGKSLADKHMSSNTVRKKFFKIYAKYYGHSSYNTTIITEKVMHRNSHRIFNCFFDHLMLLLGSALSQ
- a CDS encoding SAM-dependent methyltransferase, which gives rise to MSRVESRTKLDLDKIIFVGRTFEEYMEMFSLSEEKLEGKKILDCPAGACSFTAIGHSKGLNITACDIAYDHSVENLIDKGQEDIKHTMRHMEKAKSNYIWDYFININNLKEHREQALHDCTLHLKENRERYMPVSLPSLPFKDKEFDILLSAHFLFTYADRLDFQFHIDTLSELLRITKEEVRIFPLIDLEGNRYEHLDKVMKYLKENGCSVKEIKVPYEFQLGANSMLKINKNH